A genomic region of Tsukamurella pulmonis contains the following coding sequences:
- a CDS encoding ABC transporter permease, whose amino-acid sequence MTTYAVSDTGALLGRSLKHITRSADTVITTAITPIAMMLLFVYVFGGAIKGSTGDANYVNYLLPGILLMAIASGIAYTALRLFNDMQGGIFERFQSMPIARSSVLWAHVLTSMVANAITVVIIIGVGLIMGFRSSAGPLGWLGVAGILALFTLALTWIAVAVGLTAKSVDGATGFSYPLIFLPFISSAFVPTATMPGPVRAFAENQPVTSIVNTISALLAERPVDTADLVSALAWSAGILVLAYGAAMLAYRRRIG is encoded by the coding sequence ATGACCACCTACGCCGTCTCCGATACCGGCGCCCTCCTGGGGCGTTCGCTCAAGCACATCACCCGCAGCGCCGACACCGTCATCACCACGGCGATCACTCCGATCGCGATGATGCTGCTCTTCGTCTACGTCTTCGGCGGGGCGATCAAGGGCAGCACCGGCGACGCGAACTACGTGAACTACCTGTTGCCGGGAATCCTGTTGATGGCCATCGCGTCCGGCATCGCGTACACCGCGCTGCGACTGTTCAACGACATGCAGGGCGGCATCTTCGAGCGCTTCCAGTCCATGCCGATCGCGCGGTCGTCGGTGCTGTGGGCGCACGTCCTCACGTCGATGGTGGCGAACGCCATCACGGTGGTGATCATCATCGGGGTGGGGCTGATCATGGGCTTCCGCTCGTCCGCGGGCCCACTCGGGTGGCTGGGTGTCGCCGGGATCCTGGCGCTGTTCACGCTGGCCCTCACGTGGATCGCGGTGGCCGTCGGCCTCACGGCGAAGTCGGTGGACGGCGCGACCGGCTTCTCCTATCCCCTGATCTTCCTGCCGTTCATCAGCTCCGCCTTCGTGCCCACCGCGACCATGCCCGGCCCGGTGCGCGCCTTCGCGGAGAACCAGCCGGTCACCTCGATCGTGAACACGATCTCCGCGCTGCTCGCCGAGCGTCCCGTCGACACCGCCGATCTCGTCTCCGCGCTCGCCTGGAGCGCCGGCATCCTGGTCCTCGCCTACGGCGCCGCGATGCTCGCCTACCGCCGCCGGATCGGCTGA
- a CDS encoding GDSL-type esterase/lipase family protein has protein sequence MDLIDTPIDGTLVRGHLDLERTADGLLPHRLPVAARRRIPDARLAGAQAQPSGVRLVFRTAATVIELETLPTKRAHAGLPAQPDGVYDLVVDGRLLSQTTVPGGNVDTVVDMLTQRSERTAGTPGTARFAGLPAGEKDVEIWLPHNEITELIALRTNAPVSPQRPKDRVWLHHGSSISHGSNATHPTGTWPAIAAAAGGVDLLNLGFGGSAVLDPFVARAIRDSPADLISLKIGINLANLDVMRLRAFTPAVHGFLDTIRDGHPTTPLLVLSPILCPIQEHTPGPVMPVPSAERLRFEATGDPAEVRMGKLTLTVIREELARIVADRSGEDPNLHLLDGRALYGADDNVRLPLPDGLHPDAATHHLIGTRFGDIAFGPGGFFAL, from the coding sequence ATGGACCTGATCGACACCCCGATCGACGGCACCCTGGTGCGCGGCCACCTCGACCTCGAGCGGACGGCGGACGGCCTGCTGCCGCACCGGCTCCCCGTCGCCGCCCGCCGCCGCATCCCGGACGCGCGGCTCGCCGGCGCGCAGGCGCAGCCGTCCGGCGTGCGCCTGGTGTTCCGCACGGCGGCGACGGTGATCGAGCTGGAGACGCTGCCGACCAAGCGCGCCCACGCGGGCCTGCCCGCGCAGCCCGACGGCGTCTACGACCTCGTCGTGGACGGCCGCCTCCTCTCGCAGACGACGGTGCCGGGCGGGAACGTCGACACCGTCGTCGACATGCTGACCCAGCGGTCCGAACGCACCGCGGGCACGCCGGGCACCGCGCGCTTCGCGGGCCTGCCGGCGGGTGAGAAGGACGTCGAGATCTGGCTGCCCCACAACGAGATCACCGAGCTGATCGCGCTGCGCACGAACGCCCCGGTGAGCCCGCAGCGGCCCAAGGATCGCGTGTGGTTGCATCACGGCAGCTCGATCAGCCACGGCTCCAACGCGACTCACCCCACCGGGACCTGGCCCGCGATCGCCGCGGCGGCCGGCGGCGTGGACCTGCTCAACCTCGGCTTCGGCGGCAGCGCGGTGCTCGACCCGTTCGTCGCCCGCGCGATCCGCGACTCCCCCGCCGACCTGATCAGCCTCAAGATCGGCATCAACCTCGCCAACCTCGACGTGATGCGCCTGCGCGCGTTCACCCCGGCCGTGCACGGCTTCCTGGACACCATCCGCGACGGACACCCCACCACGCCGCTGCTGGTGCTCTCGCCGATCCTGTGCCCGATCCAGGAGCACACGCCCGGCCCCGTCATGCCCGTGCCGTCGGCCGAGCGACTGCGCTTCGAGGCCACGGGCGACCCCGCCGAGGTGCGCATGGGCAAGCTCACGCTGACGGTCATCCGCGAGGAACTGGCCCGGATCGTCGCGGACCGGTCCGGCGAGGATCCGAACCTGCACCTCCTCGACGGACGAGCCCTGTACGGCGCGGACGACAACGTGCGCCTACCGCTGCCCGACGGGTTGCATCCCGACGCCGCCACGCACCACCTGATCGGCACCCGTTTCGGCGATATCGCCTTCGGCCCGGGCGGCTTCTTCGCCCTGTGA
- a CDS encoding toxin-antitoxin system HicB family antitoxin, whose amino-acid sequence MDITPFVTDLQRQLIAAAERDFDDAGDNGVDDAHESAERLASGLDAATRLVLLDALSAAAAEITRDLVPGSVDLRLRGREVEFVVAAARTEQEDETTSTAGVDFDDTSTSRTTLRLPDALKSQVDEAAAAEGVSVNTWLVRAVAAALVPRKRRSAPRALRTGDDFAGWAR is encoded by the coding sequence ATGGACATCACGCCCTTCGTCACCGACCTCCAGCGCCAACTGATCGCGGCCGCCGAGCGCGACTTCGACGACGCCGGCGACAACGGGGTGGACGACGCCCACGAGAGCGCCGAGCGCCTGGCCTCCGGCCTCGACGCCGCCACCCGGCTGGTGCTGCTCGACGCCCTGTCCGCCGCGGCCGCTGAGATCACCCGCGACCTGGTCCCCGGCTCCGTCGACCTGCGCCTGCGCGGCCGCGAGGTCGAATTCGTGGTCGCCGCCGCGCGCACCGAGCAGGAGGACGAGACCACGTCCACCGCCGGCGTCGACTTCGACGACACCAGCACCTCCCGCACCACGTTGCGCCTGCCCGATGCGCTCAAGTCGCAGGTCGACGAGGCCGCGGCGGCCGAGGGCGTCTCCGTCAACACGTGGCTGGTGCGCGCCGTCGCGGCCGCCCTCGTCCCGCGCAAGCGACGATCCGCGCCGCGCGCCCTGCGCACCGGCGACGACTTCGCCGGCTGGGCCCGCTGA
- a CDS encoding nitroreductase/quinone reductase family protein → MTEKTPEPGSYDDPEMPWNTLTEETIGDWNRTVIDEFRANAGAVGGAYQGGSLLLLTTTGARSGRPHTVPLGPLHRGEQMYVSSFIERAYPAWWHNARKNPDVVVEIGARTVPATARVLEGEAYAEFAAWALADNPDLAAFQARVDRPIPLMTITPR, encoded by the coding sequence ATGACTGAGAAGACACCGGAACCGGGCTCCTACGACGACCCGGAGATGCCCTGGAACACGCTGACCGAGGAGACCATCGGCGACTGGAACCGGACCGTGATCGACGAGTTCCGGGCGAACGCGGGTGCGGTCGGCGGCGCCTACCAGGGCGGTTCGCTCCTGCTGCTCACCACGACGGGCGCCCGGTCCGGGCGCCCGCACACCGTGCCGCTGGGCCCGCTGCATCGCGGCGAGCAGATGTACGTCAGCTCCTTCATCGAGAGGGCGTACCCGGCGTGGTGGCACAACGCGCGGAAGAACCCGGACGTGGTCGTCGAGATCGGGGCGCGCACCGTGCCCGCGACGGCTCGGGTGCTCGAGGGCGAGGCGTACGCCGAGTTCGCCGCGTGGGCGCTCGCGGACAACCCCGATCTCGCGGCCTTCCAGGCGAGGGTGGACCGGCCGATCCCGCTGATGACGATCACGCCGCGCTGA
- a CDS encoding sucrase ferredoxin has translation MTERCSSFTDEPLPGTATTETGWLCIENESGWGRDPFSGEAFVPAVGAAIERFAAERDLRVLLIRRPGRLPAPGRLRVFVADSVPGATSLRMFTVTDHAEIPALPVDEPAAGEPAEPIALVCTNGKRDVCCAVLGRPIAATLAARYPEPVVWECSHTGGHRFAPVLIVLPSGYTYGRVSDPQAQEALDAARAGVVSTAGLRGRSSIPPAEQAAEVAVRELLGPVGPDVLRTASDGAGAVTVRHEDGRVWTTTATAEELPPRMMSCGKKPSSARAWRISDLKADGN, from the coding sequence ATGACGGAGCGTTGTTCGAGTTTCACCGATGAGCCGCTCCCCGGTACCGCGACCACGGAGACCGGCTGGCTCTGCATCGAGAACGAGTCGGGCTGGGGCCGCGACCCGTTCTCGGGCGAGGCCTTCGTGCCGGCCGTCGGCGCGGCGATCGAGCGGTTCGCCGCGGAGCGCGACCTGCGGGTGCTGCTGATCCGCCGTCCGGGCCGGCTACCGGCCCCCGGCCGGCTGCGGGTCTTCGTGGCGGACTCGGTGCCGGGGGCGACGTCCCTGCGGATGTTCACGGTCACCGATCACGCCGAGATCCCCGCGCTGCCCGTCGACGAGCCGGCGGCGGGGGAGCCGGCCGAGCCCATCGCCCTGGTGTGCACCAACGGCAAGCGCGACGTGTGCTGCGCCGTGCTGGGTCGACCCATCGCCGCGACGCTCGCCGCCCGGTACCCCGAGCCCGTGGTGTGGGAGTGCTCGCACACCGGCGGTCACCGGTTCGCGCCCGTGCTCATCGTGCTGCCGTCGGGGTACACGTACGGGCGGGTGAGCGACCCGCAGGCGCAGGAGGCCCTCGACGCCGCCCGCGCCGGCGTCGTCTCCACGGCCGGGCTGCGCGGCCGCTCGTCGATCCCGCCCGCCGAGCAGGCCGCGGAGGTCGCGGTCCGGGAGCTGCTCGGTCCCGTCGGGCCGGACGTCCTGCGCACCGCGTCCGACGGCGCCGGCGCCGTCACCGTCCGGCACGAGGACGGGCGGGTGTGGACGACGACGGCGACCGCCGAGGAGCTGCCGCCGCGGATGATGTCCTGCGGCAAGAAGCCCTCGTCGGCCCGGGCGTGGCGGATCTCCGATCTGAAAGCGGACGGGAACTGA
- a CDS encoding ABC transporter ATP-binding protein — protein MTTTAAIEVRGIEKSYGDLPVLRGVEFAVAPGSVFALLGANGAGKTTLVRILSTLLRADAGTALVHGYDVTSEAQQVRESISLTGQFAAVDEILTGRENLVLVARLRHLGDPGAVADELLQRFRLTEAGGRKVGTYSGGMRRRLDIAMSLIGDPAVIFLDEPTTGLDPEARIEVWDVVKELAAQGTTVLLTTQYLEEAEQLADRIAILREGRIIANGTLAELKRLLPAAKVEYVEKQPTLEEIFLALTGTRSDSTTTSEDRS, from the coding sequence ATGACCACCACAGCCGCCATCGAGGTGCGCGGCATCGAGAAGTCCTACGGCGATCTGCCGGTGCTGCGGGGCGTCGAGTTCGCCGTCGCCCCCGGCAGCGTCTTCGCCCTGCTCGGCGCGAACGGCGCGGGCAAGACCACCCTGGTCCGCATCCTGTCGACGTTGCTGCGCGCCGACGCCGGCACCGCGCTCGTGCACGGCTACGACGTAACCTCCGAGGCCCAACAGGTCCGCGAATCCATCAGTCTCACGGGGCAGTTCGCCGCGGTCGACGAGATCCTCACCGGCCGCGAGAACCTCGTGCTGGTGGCGCGGCTGCGGCACCTGGGCGACCCCGGCGCCGTCGCCGACGAACTCCTGCAGCGCTTCCGCCTCACCGAGGCGGGAGGCCGCAAGGTGGGCACGTACTCCGGCGGCATGCGCCGGCGCCTGGACATCGCGATGAGCCTCATCGGCGACCCCGCGGTGATCTTCCTCGACGAGCCCACCACCGGCCTCGACCCCGAGGCCCGCATCGAGGTGTGGGACGTCGTGAAAGAACTGGCCGCGCAGGGCACGACGGTGCTGCTCACCACGCAGTACCTGGAGGAGGCGGAGCAGCTCGCCGACCGCATCGCCATCCTGCGCGAGGGTCGGATCATCGCGAACGGGACCCTCGCCGAGCTCAAGCGCCTGCTGCCCGCGGCGAAGGTCGAGTACGTCGAGAAGCAGCCCACCCTCGAGGAGATCTTCCTCGCCCTCACCGGCACCCGCTCCGATTCCACCACGACCTCCGAGGATCGATCATGA
- a CDS encoding DHA2 family efflux MFS transporter permease subunit: protein MTNDATTAKQYDPGALPGLPSGYRPWPALWALVVGFFMILVDSTIVSVATDAIWIDLTNGTDLNGVIWVTSGYLLAYVVPLLLAGRLGDMYGPKRLYLAGLVVFTLASAWCGLSGSIGMLIAARVVQGLGAALMTPQTMAVITRTFPPNKRGTAMALWGSVAGVAILVGPLAGGVLVDRLGWEWVFFVNVPVGIAAFIAAVILVPNLPTHKHKLDFPGIVLSALGLFLLTFGLQEGQKENWSSIIWTMIVGGLALLVAFVWWQSKAAEPLMSLTLFKDRNFSLANAAIACMGFSVTGMSIPLMLFAQKSMGLTPTRSALLLIPLAVISGALAAPSGKLADKVHPKYLTGFGFAANAIALFWLAFVAHDTTPVIGILAPIGLMGVGNAFIWGPLAATANRNLPLPLAGAGSGVYNMTRQVGAVLGSAAVGVLMQHQIEEKFTAATGHATSGGGAMTTGGLPEMLRGPFADAMGSTILLPAAALVVAFVVVQFFAIPTHQKKPA, encoded by the coding sequence ATGACGAATGACGCCACCACCGCGAAGCAGTACGACCCCGGCGCGCTGCCCGGCCTGCCCTCGGGCTACCGCCCCTGGCCCGCCCTGTGGGCGCTGGTCGTGGGCTTCTTCATGATCCTCGTGGACTCGACGATCGTCTCCGTCGCGACCGACGCGATCTGGATCGACCTGACCAACGGCACCGACCTCAACGGCGTCATCTGGGTGACCAGCGGCTACCTGCTCGCGTACGTGGTCCCGCTGCTGCTCGCCGGACGCCTCGGCGACATGTACGGCCCCAAGCGCCTCTACCTGGCCGGCCTCGTGGTCTTCACCCTCGCGTCGGCGTGGTGCGGGCTCTCCGGCTCGATCGGCATGCTCATCGCCGCCCGCGTCGTGCAGGGCCTCGGCGCGGCGCTGATGACGCCGCAGACGATGGCCGTCATCACCCGCACCTTCCCGCCGAACAAGCGCGGCACCGCGATGGCCCTGTGGGGCTCCGTCGCCGGCGTCGCGATCCTCGTCGGCCCGCTGGCGGGCGGCGTGCTGGTGGACCGCCTCGGCTGGGAGTGGGTCTTCTTCGTCAACGTGCCCGTCGGCATCGCCGCGTTCATCGCCGCCGTGATCCTGGTGCCGAACCTGCCCACCCACAAGCACAAGCTGGACTTCCCCGGCATCGTGCTCAGCGCGCTCGGCCTGTTCCTGCTCACCTTCGGCCTGCAGGAGGGGCAGAAGGAGAACTGGTCCTCGATCATCTGGACGATGATCGTCGGCGGACTGGCGCTGCTCGTCGCCTTCGTGTGGTGGCAGTCCAAGGCGGCCGAGCCGCTGATGTCGCTGACGTTGTTCAAGGACCGCAACTTCTCGCTCGCCAACGCCGCGATCGCCTGCATGGGCTTCTCCGTGACCGGCATGTCGATCCCGCTGATGCTGTTCGCGCAGAAGTCGATGGGGCTCACGCCCACCCGGTCGGCGCTGCTGCTGATCCCGCTGGCCGTGATCTCCGGGGCACTGGCGGCACCGTCGGGCAAGCTGGCCGACAAGGTGCATCCGAAGTACCTCACCGGATTCGGTTTCGCGGCCAACGCGATCGCGCTGTTCTGGCTCGCCTTCGTCGCGCACGACACCACCCCGGTGATCGGCATCCTCGCGCCGATCGGCCTCATGGGCGTCGGCAACGCCTTCATCTGGGGGCCGCTGGCGGCCACCGCGAACCGTAACCTGCCCCTGCCGCTGGCCGGCGCGGGCTCGGGCGTCTACAACATGACCCGACAGGTGGGCGCCGTGCTCGGCAGCGCCGCGGTCGGTGTGCTCATGCAGCACCAGATCGAGGAGAAGTTCACCGCCGCCACCGGTCACGCGACCAGCGGCGGGGGCGCCATGACGACCGGCGGCCTGCCGGAGATGCTGCGCGGCCCGTTCGCCGACGCGATGGGATCGACGATCCTGCTGCCCGCCGCGGCGCTCGTCGTCGCCTTCGTGGTGGTGCAGTTCTTCGCGATCCCGACGCACCAGAAGAAGCCGGCCTGA
- a CDS encoding succinate dehydrogenase iron-sulfur subunit, translated as MTAAVDTPASVQPPVPPGSTMVTIKVYRFNPEDPDAAGWQSYRVPALPSDRFLNLLLYIKGYLDGTLTFRRSCAHGVCGSDAMRINGVNRLACKMLMKDFLQEGKDITITVEPIRGLPVEKDLVVDMEPFFDAFRAVKPFLMTSGNEPTRERIQSPTDRERFDDTTKCILCACCTTSCPVYWMDGSYFGPAAIVNAHRFIFDSRDEGAAERLEILNGVDGVWRCRTTFNCTDACPRGIQVTKAIQEVKRALLFSR; from the coding sequence ATGACCGCCGCAGTTGACACCCCCGCGTCCGTGCAGCCGCCGGTCCCGCCCGGCTCCACGATGGTCACGATCAAGGTCTACCGGTTCAACCCGGAGGATCCCGACGCGGCCGGCTGGCAGAGCTACCGGGTCCCCGCGCTCCCCTCGGACCGCTTCCTGAACCTGCTGCTCTACATCAAGGGCTACCTGGACGGCACCCTGACCTTCCGCCGCTCCTGCGCCCACGGCGTGTGCGGCAGCGACGCCATGCGCATCAACGGCGTCAACCGTCTCGCCTGCAAGATGCTGATGAAGGACTTCCTGCAGGAGGGCAAGGACATCACCATCACGGTCGAGCCCATCCGCGGCCTGCCGGTGGAGAAGGACCTCGTCGTCGACATGGAGCCCTTCTTCGACGCCTTCCGCGCCGTGAAGCCCTTCCTGATGACCTCGGGCAACGAGCCGACCCGCGAGCGCATCCAGTCCCCCACGGACCGCGAGCGTTTCGACGACACCACCAAGTGCATCCTCTGCGCGTGCTGCACCACCAGCTGCCCCGTGTACTGGATGGACGGCTCGTACTTCGGCCCCGCGGCCATCGTCAACGCCCACCGCTTCATCTTCGACAGCCGTGACGAGGGCGCCGCCGAGCGCCTCGAGATCCTCAACGGCGTCGACGGGGTGTGGCGCTGCCGCACCACCTTCAACTGCACCGACGCGTGCCCCCGTGGCATTCAGGTGACGAAGGCCATCCAGGAGGTCAAGCGCGCCCTCCTGTTCAGCCGCTAG
- a CDS encoding PadR family transcriptional regulator — MARERALTPLAIAALALLTERDMHPYEMFTTMTERREDLVVKLRAGSLYHTVNRLAEDELVAETGTERDGNRPERTTYTITATGRERLQDTVAALLAEPAEEYPSFPLAVSEAHNLDRDRVRELFAARLRRIEADTAAMRAGHARALGHAAAMHLLDLDYLIAMRTAEADWLRRTIARLDDETLEWKATCHDE, encoded by the coding sequence ATGGCGCGGGAGAGGGCCCTGACCCCACTGGCGATCGCCGCGCTGGCTCTGCTCACCGAGCGGGACATGCATCCCTACGAGATGTTCACCACGATGACCGAGCGGCGAGAGGACCTCGTGGTCAAACTCCGCGCGGGCTCGCTCTACCACACCGTGAACCGGCTGGCCGAGGACGAACTGGTCGCCGAGACCGGTACCGAGCGCGACGGCAACCGGCCCGAGCGCACCACCTACACGATCACGGCGACGGGGCGGGAGCGCTTGCAGGACACCGTCGCCGCGCTGCTCGCCGAACCCGCCGAGGAGTATCCGAGCTTCCCGCTCGCCGTCTCCGAGGCGCACAACCTCGACCGCGACCGGGTGCGCGAGCTGTTCGCGGCGCGGCTGCGGCGCATCGAGGCCGACACGGCGGCGATGCGCGCGGGCCACGCCCGTGCGCTCGGCCACGCCGCCGCGATGCACCTGCTCGACCTGGACTACCTGATCGCGATGCGTACCGCCGAGGCCGACTGGCTGCGGCGCACCATCGCGCGACTCGACGACGAGACCCTGGAATGGAAGGCGACCTGTCATGACGAATGA
- a CDS encoding DUF4097 family beta strand repeat-containing protein, whose amino-acid sequence MPVFPTPEPIDLAINLQVGDIDVIAGERADTVVTITPSSPNKAADRRGAEATRVEFDGTRLTVIGPKPKFGLQSLIGPTESVDVTVELPAGSRFTAESAVGSVRTEGRLAATRIKATTGTVELESTGDLWLRAAHGNATAGAVDGSAEVTADHGQIRIDSVAGDAVLKASHGSIRLGETLGGVSANLSYGDLDIDHAAASVAAKTAYGAITLHEVSGGVVDIESSYGKLTVGVAEGVPAWLDLSSKEGRVRNHLDDGLPDSPDGEHVAVRARTTFGDIDIRRAR is encoded by the coding sequence ATGCCCGTCTTCCCCACCCCCGAGCCCATCGACCTCGCGATCAACCTCCAGGTCGGCGACATCGACGTCATCGCCGGCGAGCGCGCCGACACCGTCGTCACCATCACCCCCAGCTCCCCCAACAAGGCCGCGGACCGGCGCGGCGCGGAGGCCACCCGGGTCGAGTTCGACGGCACGCGGCTCACCGTGATCGGCCCGAAGCCGAAGTTCGGTCTCCAGAGCCTCATCGGCCCCACCGAATCGGTGGACGTCACCGTCGAGCTGCCCGCCGGCTCCCGGTTCACCGCCGAGAGCGCCGTCGGCAGCGTGCGCACCGAGGGGCGCCTGGCCGCTACCCGGATCAAGGCGACCACGGGCACCGTCGAGCTGGAGTCGACCGGCGACCTCTGGCTGCGCGCCGCGCACGGCAACGCCACCGCCGGTGCGGTCGACGGCTCCGCCGAGGTCACCGCCGACCACGGCCAGATCCGGATCGACTCGGTCGCCGGTGACGCCGTCCTCAAGGCGTCCCACGGCAGCATCCGCCTCGGCGAGACGCTCGGTGGCGTCTCGGCCAACCTGTCCTACGGGGACCTCGACATCGACCACGCCGCCGCGTCGGTGGCCGCGAAGACCGCCTACGGCGCGATCACCCTGCACGAGGTCTCCGGCGGGGTCGTCGACATCGAGAGCAGCTACGGCAAGCTCACCGTCGGTGTGGCCGAGGGCGTCCCCGCATGGCTCGACCTCTCCTCCAAGGAGGGCCGCGTCCGCAACCATCTCGACGACGGCCTCCCCGACTCCCCCGACGGCGAGCACGTGGCCGTCCGCGCCCGGACCACGTTCGGCGACATCGACATCCGACGCGCCCGCTGA
- the sdhA gene encoding succinate dehydrogenase flavoprotein subunit, which translates to MQEHRYDVVIIGAGGAGMRAAIEAGPRARTAVLTKLYPTRSHTGAAQGGMCASLANVEEDNWEWHTFDTVKGGDYIVDQDAAEIMAKEAIDAVLDLEKMGLPFNRTPEGKIDQRRFGGHTRDHGKAPVRRACYAADRTGHMILQTLYQNCVKHDVEFFNEFYVLDIALTETENGPVATGAVAYELATGEIHVFHAKAIIFATGGSGRMYKTTSNAHTLTGDGMGIVFRKGLPLEDMEFHQFHPTGLAGLGILITEGVRGEGGILRNVDGERFMERYAPTIKDLAPRDIVARSMVLEVLEGRGAGPNKDYVLLDVTHIPEETLMAKLPDIMEFSRTYLGVDPVTELVPVYPTCHYVMGGIPTNIHGEVLRDNDNVVPGLYAAGECACVSVHGANRLGTNSLLDINVFGRRSGIAAAEYAQSHDFVPLPENPSELVENWVAAMLSDHGDENVMAIRTELQQTMDNNAAVFRTEKTLTQALEDVRALKKRYEHVTVTDKGKRFNSDLLEAIELGFLLELAEVTVVGALNRKETRGGHAREDYPNRDDENFMVHTMAYKEGEGLESGIRLDTKPVVQTRYEPMERKY; encoded by the coding sequence ATGCAGGAACATCGTTACGACGTGGTGATCATCGGCGCCGGCGGCGCCGGAATGCGCGCGGCCATCGAGGCCGGGCCGCGCGCCCGCACCGCAGTGCTCACCAAGCTCTACCCCACGCGCTCCCACACCGGCGCGGCGCAGGGCGGCATGTGCGCCTCCCTCGCCAACGTCGAGGAGGACAACTGGGAGTGGCACACCTTCGACACGGTCAAGGGCGGCGACTACATCGTCGACCAGGACGCCGCGGAGATCATGGCCAAGGAGGCCATCGACGCGGTGCTCGACCTGGAGAAGATGGGCCTGCCCTTCAACCGCACGCCGGAGGGCAAGATCGACCAGCGCCGCTTCGGCGGTCACACCCGCGATCACGGCAAGGCGCCCGTGCGCCGCGCCTGTTACGCCGCCGACCGCACCGGCCACATGATCCTGCAGACGCTGTACCAGAACTGCGTCAAGCACGACGTGGAGTTCTTCAACGAGTTCTACGTCCTCGACATCGCGCTGACGGAGACCGAGAACGGCCCCGTCGCGACCGGTGCCGTCGCCTACGAGCTGGCCACGGGCGAGATCCACGTCTTCCACGCGAAGGCGATCATCTTCGCCACCGGCGGCTCGGGTCGCATGTACAAGACCACCTCCAACGCCCACACCCTCACCGGTGACGGCATGGGCATCGTCTTCCGCAAGGGCCTGCCCCTGGAGGACATGGAGTTCCACCAGTTCCACCCGACGGGCCTCGCGGGCCTGGGCATCCTCATCACCGAGGGCGTCCGCGGCGAGGGCGGCATCCTCCGCAACGTCGACGGCGAGCGCTTCATGGAGCGCTACGCCCCCACCATCAAGGACCTCGCGCCGCGCGACATCGTCGCCCGCTCGATGGTGCTCGAGGTGCTCGAAGGACGCGGCGCCGGCCCGAACAAGGACTACGTGCTCCTGGATGTCACGCACATCCCGGAGGAGACCCTGATGGCCAAGCTGCCGGACATCATGGAGTTCTCGCGCACCTACCTCGGCGTCGACCCCGTCACCGAGCTGGTGCCCGTCTACCCCACCTGCCACTACGTCATGGGCGGCATCCCCACCAACATCCACGGTGAGGTGCTGCGCGACAACGACAACGTGGTCCCCGGCCTGTACGCGGCCGGCGAGTGCGCCTGCGTCTCGGTGCACGGCGCCAACCGCCTGGGCACCAACTCGCTGCTCGACATCAACGTCTTCGGCCGCCGCTCCGGCATCGCCGCCGCGGAGTACGCGCAGTCGCACGACTTCGTGCCGCTGCCCGAGAACCCGTCCGAGCTGGTCGAGAACTGGGTCGCCGCGATGCTCAGCGATCACGGCGACGAGAACGTCATGGCGATCCGCACCGAGCTGCAGCAGACGATGGACAACAACGCCGCCGTCTTCCGCACCGAGAAGACCCTGACGCAGGCCCTCGAGGATGTGCGCGCCCTCAAGAAGCGCTACGAGCACGTCACCGTCACCGACAAGGGCAAGCGGTTCAACAGCGACCTGCTCGAGGCCATCGAGCTGGGCTTCCTGCTCGAGCTGGCCGAGGTCACCGTCGTCGGCGCCCTCAACCGCAAGGAGACCCGCGGCGGCCACGCCCGCGAGGACTACCCGAACCGTGACGACGAGAACTTCATGGTGCACACCATGGCGTACAAGGAGGGCGAGGGCCTGGAGTCCGGGATCCGTCTCGACACCAAGCCCGTCGTGCAGACCCGCTACGAGCCGATGGAGCGTAAGTACTGA